Part of the Streptomyces sp. NBC_01353 genome, TCGGCCTTGGTGGGCCCATAGGCGTAGTACTCCACCTCTCCGGTGAAGCAGCCGTCGTCGCCGACGACCATCCGGGTGGCGACGACCCGGTCGGCGCCCAGCATCTCGCCGATCGGCTCCACCACCTCGGCGCCCGAGGTCGAGACGATCACGACGTCACGGCCGGCGGCGTGGTGCTCCTCGATGAGCGAGGCCGCCTCGTCGTAGATGATCGGGTCGATCAGCTCGTGCAGGGTCTCGGCGACAAGCTCCTTGACCTGCGAGACGTTCCAGCCTTTGCAGAGCGCGGAAAGATATTCGCGCATCCGCTCCATCTGATCGTGGTCGGCGCCGCCCACGAGGAAGACGAACTGGATGTAGGCCGTCCGTAGGACGGCGCGGCGGTTGATCAGTCCGCCTTGGTAGAAGGACTTGCTGAAGGTCAGCGTCGACGACTTCGCAATGACCGTCTTGTCCAGGTCAAAGAAGGCGGCTGTGCGCGGCAACGAGTGGTTTTCCACGAGGCGAGCATAGGTGCCCGCCATTCGGCGTACGCTCGGGCGTGTGGGTTTGCCTGAGAAGGCTCTCGGGTACACCATGGAAGTCACGGATCGTTCGCGACCGTGCTAACCCGGTCCGGCTCCTCCCCCCCCGAGTCGGCCGGAGAGACGACCCCCGCTCTCCCCCCCGGCGGGGGTCGTCGCATGTCCGGACGCATTTTCGCCTGCTGGATCCTCATGTCTCCCCCTCCCGTCGGCCGTGCGGCCGCCGCTGCGTGATGCCCTCGTTTCGTCACTCAGCGTAGTGGACGGGCTGCTCTCCGGACATCCCTGGTATGGGGCACGGGGATATTCACAACCGGTGAGTTATCCACAGTTTTTGAGCAAGATCCACAAGATTTCCGGGATGGCGCCACGGTGATTCCCGCCGCGAACTCCGCGGTTGGAAGGAATCACCGATCTCGGCCGTGCGACCGGCGCGGACGGGATCACACGGACAGGGGGCGTCTGCTGTGGCGGGAATGTCGACTTTCAGAACTTCCGGGGGTTCCAGGGCCGCGAGGTCCATCGACTCATCCGGAACGCCGGACGGGGAGAGGGCCGGCGGGGGACACCGGGCCGGGCCGTTGATCGTGACCGAGGATCTGACGCTGCTCGACGACCTGTTGCGGCTGTGCGCCGCGGCGGGAGCCGAGCCCGAGGTGCACCACACCGTGCCGGAACAGCGCGCGAGCTGGGCCGACGCCCCGCTCGTCCTGGTCGGCGACGACGCCGCGGCCCGTTGCCGCGGAGCCGCCCGCAGGCCCGGCGTGGTCCTCGTCGGCCGGGGCGCCGAGGGCCGCGAGGACCCCGAAGTGTGGCGGCGGGCCGTCGAGATCGGCGCCGACTGTGTGCTGCGGCTGCCGGACGCCGAGAGCTGGCTCGTCGACCGGATCGCCGACGCGGCCGAGGGCGCCGGGAAGCAGGCGCTGACCGTGGGCGTCATCGGGGGACGCGGCGGCGCCGGTGCCTCGACGCTGGCCTGCGCCCTCGCGCTGGCCGCCGCAAGGACCGGGCGGCGCACCCTGCTCGTGGACGGCGACCCGCTCGGCGGCGGACTCGACGTCCTGCTCGGCGGAGAGCGGGCCGAAGGCAGACGATGGCCCGACTTCGCCGCCTCCAAGGGACGAGTGGCGGGCGGCGCCCTGGAGGAGTCGCTGCCCTCGGTGCGCGGACTGCGGGTGCTCAGCTGGGACCGGGGGGACTCGGTTCTGGTACCGCCGGAGGCGATGCGCTCGGTGCTCGCCGCGGCGCGCAGGCGCGGCGGGATCGTCGTCGTGGATCTGCCCCGCCGGGTCGACGCGGCGGTGACCGAGGCGCTGGCGCAGCTGGACCTCGGACTTCTCGTCGTCCCCGGCGAGTTGCGGGCCGTCGCTGCGGCGCAGCGGGTCGCCACCCACGCGGGCCGGGTGGTGCGCGATCTGCGTGCAGTGGTGCGCGGTCCGTACGCTCCCGGGCTCGACGAGCAGTGGGTCGCGGACGCGCTGCGGCTGCCGCTCGCCGGAGAACTGCCACACGATCCCGGCCTCCTGGCCGCCTTGGACGGTGGCGCACCGCCGGGCGGCGAGGCGCGGGGACCGCTCGGCCGTTTCTGTGCGGAGTTCTGGGCGCGTGCCCTGACCCCGGG contains:
- a CDS encoding HAD-IB family hydrolase, whose protein sequence is MAGTYARLVENHSLPRTAAFFDLDKTVIAKSSTLTFSKSFYQGGLINRRAVLRTAYIQFVFLVGGADHDQMERMREYLSALCKGWNVSQVKELVAETLHELIDPIIYDEAASLIEEHHAAGRDVVIVSTSGAEVVEPIGEMLGADRVVATRMVVGDDGCFTGEVEYYAYGPTKAEAVRELAESEGYDLSRCYAYSDSATDVPMLEAVGHPYAVNPDRTLRREATTRGWPILAFEKPVRLKQRLPAFRMPPRPALVAAAAVGAAAATAGLVWYANRRRQAALADRFARI
- the ssd gene encoding septum site-determining protein Ssd yields the protein MDSSGTPDGERAGGGHRAGPLIVTEDLTLLDDLLRLCAAAGAEPEVHHTVPEQRASWADAPLVLVGDDAAARCRGAARRPGVVLVGRGAEGREDPEVWRRAVEIGADCVLRLPDAESWLVDRIADAAEGAGKQALTVGVIGGRGGAGASTLACALALAAARTGRRTLLVDGDPLGGGLDVLLGGERAEGRRWPDFAASKGRVAGGALEESLPSVRGLRVLSWDRGDSVLVPPEAMRSVLAAARRRGGIVVVDLPRRVDAAVTEALAQLDLGLLVVPGELRAVAAAQRVATHAGRVVRDLRAVVRGPYAPGLDEQWVADALRLPLAGELPHDPGLLAALDGGAPPGGEARGPLGRFCAEFWARALTPGGAS